In Terriglobia bacterium, one genomic interval encodes:
- a CDS encoding tetratricopeptide repeat protein, producing the protein MAFDKAKTLQEANRYITQGKIAKAIKQYQLAFENEPSDLTLLNVVGDLYARENNVPEALKCFYTLADAYTREGYKLKAISIYKKIVRLDRDSVDPLLRLAELSSAQGLAREARECFKSALDAFERKGQHVQSLEILRKLCRLDPRNHSLRLQLAQAAERAGEGREAVEAYLGAAVLARDNGDIAASRTGLERAAELAPESAEVHLLRARQALADKKPKEVGEILGSVPEIQSSPEAKRLLLESCLAANNLDAASGLLPDVLESNPSNFAPAADFTARCIEKGEYESAFQVLKRAAPTLIARRETGPLMETLLRIWRSCPECIQILELVYEVAEKTSDAAAIPEVLKALEDACVQSDQLEKAEQAYARLAALEPENQTFKDLLQRVLGRHVRELTPSGQTPLAGANPPLERDATSSRFGGDKGTPPQPGRAGTPAGSLPPIQEGPVAQPVEFDLSQTGGAEDARAHGPEVPPPKEISLDFRSPQRDESSTGGPQIFRPESSAKKAPQQNCAEQSEVSKPSFNYEESREEVEFYLRHGFYQEAQKAVEELEKKCPAESQISELRRRVDQASRESKPTDVLKSAPPTGEQGGEKAEWDLPTRFLDSASAANPIRGNQAPAASAAEDGKVELIANMARERDSTLHGLCDPARSAASSASQDSRDSGSSAPDDAAAELRSLLDEFGGKSESADKPADDEQTHYNLGVAFREMGLLDEAIGEFQKVVNRTGSKLFGPHFLQGCTLLASCFMDKQMPAIAAKWYARALDAPGLDYEGALAVYYDLGMAFEKAGDTTAALEKFTEVYSQNIDYRDVAEKIRLLRQTSR; encoded by the coding sequence GCAATATCAGTTGGCCTTTGAAAATGAACCCAGCGACCTGACTTTGCTTAATGTCGTTGGCGACCTTTACGCAAGAGAGAACAACGTCCCGGAAGCACTGAAATGTTTTTACACGCTGGCGGACGCCTACACGCGCGAAGGTTACAAGCTTAAAGCGATCTCCATCTACAAGAAGATCGTGAGGTTGGACCGGGACAGCGTAGATCCCCTGTTGCGGTTGGCCGAACTTAGCTCCGCCCAGGGGTTGGCCCGGGAGGCACGAGAATGCTTTAAGAGCGCCTTAGATGCTTTCGAGAGGAAGGGCCAGCATGTCCAAAGCCTTGAAATCCTTCGCAAGCTTTGCCGGCTGGACCCGAGAAACCATAGCCTGCGCCTTCAATTAGCGCAAGCGGCTGAACGCGCAGGGGAAGGCCGCGAGGCGGTGGAGGCCTATCTGGGCGCCGCAGTCCTCGCCCGCGACAACGGAGACATTGCGGCATCCAGGACAGGCCTGGAGAGGGCCGCAGAGCTGGCCCCGGAGAGCGCGGAGGTCCATCTTCTCCGTGCCCGCCAGGCGTTGGCCGACAAAAAGCCAAAAGAAGTCGGCGAAATTTTAGGCTCCGTTCCCGAAATTCAGAGCAGTCCTGAGGCGAAGCGATTGCTGCTTGAATCATGCCTGGCCGCCAACAATCTGGACGCTGCGAGTGGATTGCTCCCCGACGTACTGGAATCAAATCCCTCGAATTTCGCGCCCGCCGCGGATTTTACCGCGCGCTGCATCGAGAAGGGTGAGTATGAGTCGGCATTCCAGGTTTTGAAGCGGGCCGCTCCCACGCTGATCGCCCGGCGCGAAACCGGCCCTTTAATGGAGACACTGCTCCGAATTTGGAGGTCTTGCCCGGAATGCATCCAAATTCTCGAGCTTGTCTACGAGGTAGCGGAAAAGACGTCCGACGCGGCAGCAATTCCTGAGGTCCTGAAGGCGCTGGAGGATGCCTGCGTTCAATCGGACCAGCTCGAAAAAGCAGAGCAGGCTTACGCCCGCCTGGCAGCGCTTGAGCCGGAAAATCAAACCTTCAAAGACCTGCTGCAAAGGGTCCTCGGGAGACACGTCAGGGAATTGACGCCGTCCGGCCAGACGCCGCTGGCGGGCGCTAATCCACCTCTCGAAAGGGATGCGACCTCCTCGCGGTTTGGCGGCGATAAAGGTACTCCACCGCAGCCTGGACGGGCTGGTACCCCTGCCGGTTCTTTGCCGCCGATACAGGAAGGACCTGTCGCGCAGCCGGTCGAATTCGATCTATCGCAAACTGGAGGTGCCGAGGACGCTCGCGCGCATGGACCGGAGGTCCCTCCTCCGAAGGAGATTTCTCTCGATTTCCGGTCTCCGCAGAGGGATGAGTCTTCCACCGGCGGCCCTCAGATTTTCCGTCCAGAGAGTTCCGCCAAGAAGGCCCCGCAACAAAACTGTGCGGAGCAATCGGAGGTTTCAAAGCCGTCTTTCAATTACGAGGAGAGCCGCGAAGAGGTTGAGTTTTACCTTCGCCACGGGTTTTATCAGGAGGCACAAAAGGCGGTTGAGGAACTTGAGAAGAAATGTCCCGCAGAAAGCCAGATATCAGAACTCCGCAGGCGGGTGGATCAGGCGAGCCGCGAATCAAAACCGACCGATGTACTGAAGTCCGCTCCACCCACAGGCGAACAGGGCGGGGAAAAGGCGGAATGGGACCTTCCGACCCGCTTTTTAGATTCTGCATCTGCGGCGAATCCCATCCGAGGAAATCAGGCGCCTGCTGCTTCCGCAGCGGAAGATGGCAAGGTTGAACTCATCGCAAACATGGCGCGCGAACGGGATTCAACTCTGCATGGCCTTTGCGACCCGGCCAGGTCGGCTGCTTCTTCCGCCAGTCAAGACAGTCGGGATAGCGGTTCGTCCGCTCCTGACGACGCGGCGGCGGAACTGCGATCGCTGCTGGATGAATTTGGCGGTAAAAGTGAATCTGCGGATAAGCCAGCAGATGACGAGCAGACGCATTATAATCTTGGTGTGGCATTTCGTGAGATGGGTCTGCTCGATGAAGCCATTGGAGAATTCCAGAAGGTCGTGAACAGGACGGGCTCAAAGCTCTTCGGGCCGCACTTCCTTCAGGGATGCACTCTGCTCGCATCCTGCTTCATGGACAAACAGATGCCAGCCATCGCGGCAAAATGGTACGCGCGCGCGCTTGACGCGCCCGGCTTGGACTATGAAGGCGCACTTGCTGTCTATTACGACCTTGGCATGGCCTTCGAAAAAGCCGGAGACACCACCGCTGCGCTGGAAAAATTTACTG